From a region of the Nocardioides ginsengisegetis genome:
- the gabT gene encoding 4-aminobutyrate--2-oxoglutarate transaminase codes for MTHPTSGGPGLPQERRLVTDIPGPRSLERLERKRAFVADGVGTMLPVFVTAAGGGILHDVDGNALIDLGSGIAVTSVGNSAPSVVRRVHEQVDAFTHTCFMITPYDGYVDVCAELAELTPGVHAKKSALFNSGAEAVENAVKIARVATGRDAVAVFDHAYHGRTNLTMAMTAKAMPYKHGFGPFAGEVYRAPMSYPYLDGRSGAQAAAAAIDVLEKQVGAGSLACVVIEPIQGEGGFVVPAPGFLPAISAWCAANGVLFVADEIQTGFCRTGDWFACDHEGVVPDLVTTAKGIAGGLPLAAVTGRAELMDAVHVGGLGGTYGGNPVACAAALGAIEEMHTHDLAARARDIGVLMEKRLGALAAEHPVIGDVRGRGAMMAIELRTPGTGLGGDPEPARAAAVSAWCHAHGVVTLTCGTWGNVFRFLPPLSISDALLEEGLDVVSEAFAATA; via the coding sequence ATGACCCACCCGACCTCCGGGGGCCCCGGCCTTCCGCAGGAGCGACGACTCGTCACCGACATCCCCGGTCCCCGGTCCCTGGAGCGGCTCGAGCGCAAGCGCGCGTTCGTCGCCGACGGGGTGGGCACGATGCTCCCGGTCTTCGTGACCGCGGCCGGCGGCGGCATCCTCCACGACGTCGACGGCAACGCCCTGATCGACCTCGGGTCGGGGATCGCCGTCACGTCGGTCGGCAACTCCGCGCCGTCGGTGGTCCGGCGGGTGCACGAGCAGGTCGACGCGTTCACCCACACCTGCTTCATGATCACCCCATACGACGGCTACGTGGACGTCTGCGCCGAGCTGGCCGAGCTGACCCCCGGGGTGCACGCCAAGAAGTCGGCCCTCTTCAACTCCGGCGCGGAGGCGGTCGAGAACGCCGTCAAGATCGCCCGCGTGGCGACCGGCCGGGACGCGGTCGCGGTGTTCGACCACGCCTACCACGGGCGCACCAACCTCACGATGGCCATGACCGCCAAGGCGATGCCCTACAAGCACGGCTTCGGGCCGTTCGCGGGCGAGGTCTACCGGGCGCCGATGAGCTACCCCTACCTCGACGGGCGGTCCGGTGCCCAGGCGGCCGCCGCGGCGATCGACGTACTGGAGAAGCAGGTGGGCGCCGGCAGCCTCGCGTGCGTCGTGATCGAGCCGATCCAGGGCGAGGGCGGCTTCGTCGTACCCGCGCCGGGCTTCCTGCCGGCGATCTCGGCCTGGTGCGCGGCCAACGGCGTCCTGTTCGTCGCCGACGAGATCCAGACCGGCTTCTGCCGGACCGGCGACTGGTTCGCCTGCGACCACGAGGGCGTCGTGCCCGACCTGGTCACCACGGCGAAGGGCATCGCCGGCGGGCTGCCGCTCGCGGCCGTGACCGGCCGCGCCGAGCTCATGGACGCCGTGCACGTCGGCGGCCTCGGCGGCACCTACGGCGGCAACCCGGTCGCCTGCGCCGCCGCCCTCGGCGCGATCGAGGAGATGCACACCCACGACCTGGCCGCGCGAGCCCGGGACATCGGAGTGCTCATGGAGAAGCGGCTCGGTGCACTGGCCGCTGAGCACCCGGTGATCGGCGACGTGCGCGGACGCGGAGCGATGATGGCCATCGAGCTCCGCACCCCGGGGACCGGTCTCGGGGGCGACCCCGAGCCGGCCCGCGCGGCCGCCGTGTCGGCCTGGTGCCACGCCCACGGCGTCGTCACCCTGACCTGCGGCACCTGGGGCAACGTGTTCCGCTTCCTGCCTCCCCTGTCGATCTCGGACGCCCTGCTCGAGGAGGGACTCGACGTCGTGTCCGAGGCGTTCGCCGCCACTGCCTGA
- a CDS encoding ABC transporter substrate-binding protein, whose translation MMNRSSGRLAALAGVALLAVLSGCGTSSDTSSSGGGSNGFTPPDVPMKESIGDMEGEVNILAWAGYAEDGSNSPKYDWVTPFEKQTGCQANVKVFNTSDEAVKLMQTNQYDVASASGDASLRLIASGDAAPVNTDLVKSYADIVPFLKDRAWNSVDGQMYGIPHGWGANLLSYNSDVVKPAPTSWSAVFDDASKYKGKVTAYDSPIYIADAGLYLMKHQPDLGITNPYALDQDQLAAAVDLLKAQRKNISEYWANYLQNVQALTTGDTVIGTTWQINASLAAGEGAPIKTVFPEETSTGWSDTWMVSAASKHSNCAYAWMDYITSPGPQAEVAEYFGEAPANAKACDLTVNKKHCEEYHATDQAFSDKIWYWTTPISQCLDGRTDVKCTDYGDWTQAWTEIKG comes from the coding sequence ATGATGAACAGAAGCTCCGGGCGGCTCGCCGCCCTCGCCGGCGTCGCACTGCTGGCGGTGCTCTCGGGGTGCGGCACCAGCAGCGACACGAGCTCGAGCGGCGGCGGGAGCAACGGGTTCACCCCTCCCGACGTGCCGATGAAGGAGTCGATCGGCGACATGGAGGGCGAGGTCAACATCCTCGCCTGGGCGGGCTACGCCGAGGACGGAAGCAACAGCCCGAAGTACGACTGGGTCACGCCGTTCGAGAAGCAGACCGGCTGCCAGGCCAACGTGAAGGTGTTCAACACCTCCGACGAGGCCGTCAAGCTGATGCAGACCAACCAGTACGACGTCGCCTCGGCCTCCGGCGACGCCTCGCTGCGGCTGATCGCCTCCGGTGACGCGGCTCCCGTGAACACCGACCTGGTCAAGAGCTACGCCGACATCGTGCCGTTCCTCAAGGACCGCGCCTGGAACTCCGTCGACGGCCAGATGTACGGCATCCCGCACGGCTGGGGAGCCAACCTGCTCTCGTACAACTCCGACGTGGTCAAGCCGGCACCCACGAGCTGGAGCGCGGTGTTCGACGACGCCTCCAAGTACAAGGGCAAGGTGACGGCGTACGACTCGCCGATCTACATCGCCGACGCCGGTCTCTACCTCATGAAGCACCAGCCCGACCTCGGCATCACCAACCCCTACGCCCTCGACCAGGACCAGCTCGCCGCCGCGGTGGACCTGCTCAAGGCCCAGCGGAAGAACATCTCGGAGTACTGGGCGAACTACCTGCAGAACGTCCAGGCCCTGACCACGGGCGACACCGTGATCGGGACGACCTGGCAGATCAACGCCAGCCTCGCCGCGGGGGAGGGCGCCCCCATCAAGACCGTCTTCCCGGAGGAGACGTCGACCGGGTGGTCGGACACCTGGATGGTCAGTGCGGCGTCGAAGCACTCCAACTGTGCCTACGCGTGGATGGACTACATCACCAGCCCCGGCCCCCAGGCCGAGGTGGCGGAGTACTTCGGTGAGGCCCCGGCCAACGCCAAGGCGTGCGACCTCACCGTGAACAAGAAGCACTGCGAGGAGTACCACGCGACCGACCAGGCGTTCTCGGACAAGATCTGGTACTGGACCACGCCGATCTCCCAGTGCCTCGACGGGCGCACCGACGTGAAGTGCACCGACTACGGCGACTGGACCCAGGCCTGGACCGAGATCAAGGGCTGA
- a CDS encoding ABC transporter permease — protein sequence MTMSRGMRAALMAFTALVLLVIYTPLVLVVLNSFNVDRTFTWPPPDLTLKWWDAAWHSSGARSALWTSVEVALLATAVALVLGTLASLGLQRTRFFGRNLVSLVIILPIALPGIVTGIALSNAFTTILGVGLSLVTVVVAHATFCIVTVFNNVQARLQRLGGNFEQASMDLGAGPFTTFRLVTFPMLRSALLAGALLSFGLSFDEIVVTTFTISATDQTLPIWIFQNLFRPNQGPVVNVVAAVLVLLSAVPIYLAQRLSSGAGETVR from the coding sequence ATGACGATGTCCCGAGGCATGCGCGCCGCGCTGATGGCGTTCACCGCGCTGGTGCTGCTCGTGATCTACACACCGCTGGTGCTGGTGGTGCTCAACTCGTTCAACGTCGACCGCACGTTCACGTGGCCGCCGCCCGACCTGACCCTGAAGTGGTGGGACGCCGCCTGGCACAGCAGTGGCGCCCGGTCGGCGCTGTGGACCAGCGTGGAGGTGGCCCTCCTGGCGACCGCGGTCGCGCTGGTGCTCGGCACGCTGGCCAGCCTCGGCCTGCAGCGCACGCGGTTCTTCGGGCGCAACCTCGTCTCGCTCGTGATCATCCTGCCGATCGCGCTGCCCGGCATCGTGACCGGCATCGCGCTCAGCAACGCGTTCACCACGATCCTCGGGGTCGGGCTGAGCCTGGTCACGGTGGTCGTCGCCCACGCGACGTTCTGCATCGTCACGGTGTTCAACAACGTGCAGGCACGTCTCCAGCGGCTCGGGGGCAACTTCGAGCAGGCCTCGATGGACCTGGGCGCGGGACCCTTCACGACCTTCCGGCTGGTCACCTTCCCGATGCTCCGCTCGGCGCTGCTGGCCGGGGCGCTGCTGTCGTTCGGTCTGTCCTTCGACGAGATCGTCGTGACCACCTTCACCATCAGCGCGACCGACCAGACGCTGCCGATCTGGATCTTCCAGAACCTCTTCCGGCCCAACCAGGGACCCGTCGTCAACGTGGTCGCGGCCGTGCTGGTGCTGCTCTCGGCGGTCCCGATCTACCTCGCTCAGCGGCTGTCGTCCGGCGCGGGGGAGACGGTGCGCTGA
- a CDS encoding adenylate/guanylate cyclase domain-containing protein has product MSASPTGDRRCEECLAVLAPTARFCPECGARVAPGSQPENRRTVTLLFSDVTGSTAMGEQLDPEAYRRLMTRYFAVAREAVERHGGQVEKFVGDAVLAVFGVPEVREDDALRAVRAAHDLTAAVAALSAEIERTLGTSLLVRTGVNTGSVVTGAAYAGGSFVTGDAVNTAARLEQAAAPGQVLLGAATLALVRDSVEVGQALAIAAKGKSQPVVAHALISVTDAAEGRVRRPETPLVGRDREAEVLDVTLDRTLESRRGHLVTVLGDPGIGKTRLVDDFVRRIGDRAQVVGGRCVSYGQGITYWPVVQLLRQALGLTGNESEEGTRHVVARLGEGVPDWEQVVELVLPLLGGSGEPGRCDQTSWSVARVLEQLALRRPLVVTVDDLHWAEPTLVELLERVRDEVADLPLLFVCQARPELLDRQPGWGGGSLNSTLFALDPFSTAQTGTSITGLLGGPVPPEVAVAVADWAGGNPLFVEEITAHLVEEGVLVQDDGAGWVLVGDLSQARVPPTVSALIAARLDRLPVAERQLLERVSVVGLELTTYDALALVDDAATVEHLLSVLARRDLLRRTRGRQGDTWAFRHVLVREAAYAALPKELRAELHERFAARLETSASDAGPERVAFVAHHLEAAARLRHEVTPGSPEAIGLAIRAATTLAAAAQEAVDRDDSPAAEGLLRGALTLSGLAPAARRDLMARLNALLLGRGRIADSKALIEEYAATLDDPPAGIDVAYVRAWRLSHALTGAEDVDPADLATAARELADLARAADDLVRLDQALVVAMHGVEMLAQFDELLRLSEEEAGLGGAPARHAESVRPFALMFGTRPMSVTAENTARLAALPGRSRLFRVWMQVYAAMCAAAMATPDSAALVEAAGRAAAALDPADADELTATLAEANLLLGNYPEAITYFERSIARHRRWGGLAFASTDLAQQAGVLLALDAPLDRVREILAEAEAVTSRHDVLSLALVAMGHCVVAAREGDLEEAARRATEAVETVDRGDLSIMRPRIRVVVSEAARLRGDRAEEQRLLGEALELCRAKELHAMSRRIEERLRSL; this is encoded by the coding sequence ATGAGCGCGTCGCCGACCGGTGACCGGAGGTGCGAGGAGTGCCTGGCAGTCCTCGCCCCGACGGCGCGCTTCTGCCCGGAGTGCGGCGCCCGGGTGGCACCGGGGTCCCAGCCGGAGAACCGGCGCACGGTGACCCTGCTGTTCAGCGACGTGACCGGCTCCACCGCGATGGGCGAGCAGCTGGACCCCGAGGCCTACCGGCGGCTGATGACGCGCTACTTCGCGGTCGCGCGGGAGGCGGTCGAGCGGCACGGCGGGCAGGTGGAGAAGTTCGTGGGTGACGCCGTCCTCGCCGTCTTCGGGGTGCCGGAGGTGCGGGAGGACGACGCGCTCCGAGCGGTGCGGGCCGCCCACGACCTGACGGCCGCGGTGGCGGCTCTGTCCGCGGAGATCGAGCGGACCCTGGGCACCAGCCTGCTGGTCCGCACGGGCGTCAACACCGGCTCGGTCGTCACCGGCGCGGCGTACGCCGGTGGCTCGTTCGTGACCGGCGACGCGGTCAACACGGCGGCCCGGCTGGAGCAGGCCGCCGCGCCCGGGCAGGTGCTGCTGGGCGCCGCGACCCTCGCCCTCGTGCGCGACTCGGTCGAGGTCGGGCAGGCCCTGGCCATCGCGGCGAAGGGCAAGTCCCAGCCCGTGGTGGCCCATGCCCTGATCTCGGTGACCGACGCGGCGGAGGGGCGGGTCCGCCGCCCCGAGACCCCGCTGGTCGGGCGCGACCGGGAGGCGGAGGTCCTCGACGTCACCCTCGACCGGACCCTGGAGTCGCGGCGCGGCCACCTGGTCACCGTGCTCGGCGACCCCGGGATCGGCAAGACCCGGTTGGTCGACGACTTCGTCCGGCGCATCGGCGACCGCGCCCAGGTCGTCGGCGGGCGCTGCGTCTCCTACGGCCAGGGCATCACCTACTGGCCGGTCGTCCAGCTGCTGCGCCAGGCCCTCGGACTCACCGGCAACGAGTCCGAGGAGGGCACCCGGCACGTCGTGGCCCGGCTCGGTGAGGGCGTCCCTGACTGGGAGCAGGTCGTCGAGCTGGTCCTGCCCCTCCTGGGCGGGTCGGGCGAGCCCGGTCGGTGCGACCAGACCTCGTGGTCGGTGGCCCGGGTGCTCGAGCAGCTCGCCCTGCGCCGCCCGCTCGTCGTCACCGTCGACGACCTGCACTGGGCCGAGCCGACGCTCGTCGAGCTGCTGGAGCGGGTCCGCGACGAGGTGGCAGACCTCCCCCTCCTCTTCGTGTGCCAGGCCCGGCCCGAGCTGCTGGACCGTCAGCCCGGCTGGGGCGGCGGCTCCCTGAACTCCACGCTCTTCGCCCTCGACCCCTTCAGCACCGCCCAGACCGGCACCTCGATCACCGGACTGCTGGGCGGTCCAGTCCCGCCCGAGGTCGCCGTCGCCGTCGCCGACTGGGCCGGTGGCAACCCGCTGTTCGTCGAGGAGATCACCGCGCACCTCGTCGAGGAGGGGGTGCTCGTCCAGGACGACGGGGCCGGCTGGGTCCTCGTCGGCGACCTGTCGCAGGCGCGGGTGCCGCCGACGGTCAGCGCCCTGATCGCCGCCCGGCTCGACCGGCTGCCCGTGGCCGAGCGTCAACTGCTCGAGCGGGTCTCGGTGGTGGGCCTGGAGCTGACGACGTACGACGCCCTCGCCCTGGTCGACGACGCCGCGACGGTCGAGCACCTCCTGTCGGTCCTCGCCCGGCGCGACCTGCTCCGCCGGACCCGCGGCCGCCAGGGGGACACCTGGGCGTTCCGGCACGTGCTGGTCCGCGAGGCGGCGTACGCCGCCCTGCCGAAGGAGCTGCGCGCGGAGCTGCACGAGCGCTTCGCCGCGCGACTGGAGACCTCGGCCTCGGACGCCGGCCCCGAGCGCGTCGCCTTCGTGGCCCACCACCTCGAGGCCGCCGCCCGCCTCCGGCACGAGGTGACACCCGGGTCCCCGGAGGCGATCGGCCTGGCCATCCGGGCCGCGACGACCCTCGCGGCCGCTGCCCAGGAGGCCGTCGACCGCGACGACAGCCCCGCGGCGGAAGGGCTGCTCCGGGGGGCACTCACCCTCTCGGGACTCGCCCCGGCAGCGCGCCGCGACCTGATGGCCCGGCTGAACGCACTGTTGCTGGGGCGCGGCCGGATCGCGGACTCGAAGGCCCTGATCGAGGAGTACGCCGCCACCCTGGACGACCCGCCGGCCGGCATCGACGTGGCGTACGTGCGCGCCTGGCGGCTCTCGCACGCGTTGACCGGGGCCGAGGATGTCGATCCCGCCGACCTCGCAACCGCCGCCCGCGAGCTCGCCGACCTGGCCCGCGCCGCCGACGACCTGGTCCGTCTCGACCAGGCGTTGGTGGTGGCGATGCACGGGGTCGAGATGCTCGCGCAGTTCGACGAGCTCCTGCGGCTGAGCGAGGAGGAGGCGGGGCTCGGGGGCGCCCCCGCGCGGCATGCCGAGTCGGTCCGGCCCTTCGCGCTCATGTTCGGGACGAGGCCGATGTCGGTGACTGCCGAGAACACCGCGCGGCTGGCCGCGCTGCCGGGCCGGTCACGGCTGTTCCGGGTCTGGATGCAGGTGTACGCCGCCATGTGCGCCGCCGCGATGGCCACGCCGGACTCGGCGGCGCTCGTGGAGGCGGCCGGGCGCGCCGCGGCGGCGCTCGACCCCGCGGACGCGGACGAGCTGACCGCGACCCTGGCCGAGGCCAACCTCCTCCTCGGCAACTACCCGGAGGCCATCACCTACTTCGAGCGCAGCATCGCCCGGCACCGGCGCTGGGGCGGCCTCGCCTTCGCCTCGACCGATCTGGCCCAGCAAGCAGGGGTGCTGCTGGCGCTGGACGCGCCGCTCGACCGTGTGCGCGAGATCCTGGCGGAGGCGGAGGCCGTGACGTCGCGGCACGACGTGCTCAGCCTGGCCCTGGTGGCGATGGGTCACTGCGTCGTCGCGGCCCGCGAGGGTGATCTCGAGGAGGCGGCCCGGCGGGCGACCGAGGCCGTCGAGACCGTCGACCGGGGCGACCTGAGCATCATGCGTCCACGGATACGCGTGGTGGTCAGCGAGGCGGCCCGCCTGCGGGGAGATCGTGCCGAGGAGCAACGGCTGCTCGGCGAGGCCCTGGAGCTCTGCAGGGCCAAGGAGCTCCACGCGATGAGCCGGAGGATCGAGGAGCGGCTCCGTAGTCTCTAG
- a CDS encoding ABC transporter permease, whose protein sequence is MTQTRTRTALLLTPPLLWLGVAYLGALAALLITSLWTQDDFTGQIQRHWTLDNFRDLLTIDVYRTITVRTLAIAAFVTVIDAVLAFPIALYMAKVASPRLQRLLVIAVLMPLWASYLVKAYAWRGMLSQGGLLDWVLGPLGLHSPGYGLFATTMTLAYLWLPYMILPVYAGLQRLPDSMLEASADLGAHAWTTVVRVVLPTAFPALVAGSIFTFSLSMGDFIAVSIVGGTSQLLGNVVYNNIGAANNLPFAAAVTTVPIAVMLIYLAVVRRTGALDNL, encoded by the coding sequence GTGACGCAGACGCGGACCCGCACCGCGTTGCTCCTGACTCCGCCGCTCCTGTGGCTCGGGGTGGCCTACCTCGGCGCGCTCGCGGCCCTGCTGATCACGTCGCTGTGGACCCAGGACGACTTCACCGGCCAGATCCAGCGGCACTGGACGCTGGACAACTTCCGCGACCTGCTGACCATCGACGTCTACCGGACCATCACCGTGCGGACGCTGGCGATCGCGGCCTTCGTGACCGTCATCGACGCGGTGCTGGCCTTCCCGATCGCGCTCTACATGGCCAAGGTGGCCTCACCGCGGCTCCAGCGCCTGCTGGTGATCGCCGTGCTGATGCCGCTCTGGGCGTCGTACCTCGTCAAGGCCTACGCCTGGCGCGGGATGCTGTCCCAAGGTGGGCTCCTCGACTGGGTCCTGGGCCCGCTGGGGCTGCACTCGCCCGGCTACGGCCTGTTCGCGACGACGATGACGCTGGCCTACCTGTGGCTGCCCTACATGATCCTGCCGGTGTACGCCGGTCTCCAGCGGCTGCCCGACTCGATGCTGGAGGCGTCGGCGGACCTCGGGGCCCACGCCTGGACGACCGTGGTCCGGGTGGTGCTGCCGACGGCCTTCCCCGCCCTGGTGGCCGGGTCGATCTTCACGTTCTCGCTGTCGATGGGCGACTTCATCGCGGTCAGCATCGTCGGCGGCACCAGCCAGCTGCTCGGCAACGTCGTCTACAACAACATCGGCGCCGCCAACAACCTGCCGTTCGCCGCGGCAGTGACCACGGTGCCCATCGCCGTCATGCTCATCTACCTGGCCGTGGTCCGACGGACCGGCGCGCTGGACAACCTGTAG
- a CDS encoding adenylate/guanylate cyclase domain-containing protein, with protein MATTCAACAAEIPDRSKFCLECGTPVVAVAPEPEVRKTVTLLFTDVTGSTAMGEQLDPEAYRAVMGRYFEVARAAVERHGGTVEKFVGDAVLAVFGIPEIREDDALRAVRAAHELNLGVAALSDELTRTLGVALTIRTGVNTGSVVAGAARAGGSFATGDAVNTAARLEQAAAPRTILLGGSTYDLVRDAVEVEAVEPVAAKGKAEPVPAYRLHRVLDVERGRARRNDGALVGRERESRALDDALERTLELSRSHVVTVLGAPGLGKTRLVDEFLLRIGERARVVSGRCVSYGQGITWWPVVQILRQSLDLSGHESEEVTRHALSLALADTADGPTVVDLLMPLLGKGGDAGDSDQTMWAVSRLVEDLAAHRPLVVTLDDLHWAEPTLVELLDRLRHELTDLPLLLICQARPELLDEHPDWGAGSVNTSMLGLEPLTRDQTGTSLAHLLDGGVPDDVRDIVSDWAGGNPLFIEELTTHLVESGILERRAEAWQLTGGPAPVSTLVPPSVSALLAARLDRLPTEERILLERCSVVGLELRTDEAVVLTGQEPAEVARLLGSLARRDLLRRVRLAGGAERWRFWHVMVREAAYDALPKAVRADLHEVFADHTASTDDEESGPERLAFVAHHREQAARYHSELAPSSDAALRSAGRAAVALAAAADDARDRDDLTACEGLLRRALELTGVERRVRRDLLARLVVGSADLSGVDLDEIMHAYAAAMDDSATALDRAFLASGRLQVRLLAAEDLDPEVTLAAASEVVRLAREAGDRSRLVHGLTAIFRSHQVHARWGEATSVLREMATSGSPGDRREAEDQLGVALMCGPAPLSEARAHALRMQQQPGRSRERRERDLGLLACAEAGLGLPGALETTRRLAAELFAGVATTPGRMVDLYFSAAGLDESELAIDLLVPLAAELRARGGQVYASTYLLMEALHRLELGQDTETVMPILEEARTLTSPYDVLSSASLAAADAILTARAGDHERSVALAREASRIVDTGDEHWGRGDVHRWLALAAATRGDHAEHRRLLQRAVGHYRAKELNVLAARLELELAAARD; from the coding sequence ATGGCGACCACCTGCGCGGCCTGTGCGGCCGAGATCCCGGATCGATCGAAGTTCTGCCTCGAGTGCGGCACCCCCGTGGTCGCGGTCGCCCCCGAGCCCGAGGTCCGCAAGACCGTGACGCTGCTCTTCACCGACGTCACCGGGTCGACCGCGATGGGCGAGCAGCTCGACCCCGAGGCCTACCGCGCCGTGATGGGCCGCTACTTCGAGGTCGCCCGGGCGGCCGTCGAGCGGCACGGCGGCACGGTCGAGAAGTTCGTCGGCGACGCCGTCCTCGCCGTCTTCGGGATCCCCGAGATCCGCGAGGACGACGCCCTCCGCGCGGTCCGCGCCGCCCACGAGCTCAACCTGGGCGTAGCCGCACTGTCCGACGAGCTCACCCGCACCCTCGGCGTCGCGCTCACGATCCGCACCGGCGTCAACACCGGATCGGTGGTGGCAGGCGCCGCCCGGGCGGGCGGTTCCTTCGCCACCGGCGACGCGGTCAACACCGCCGCCCGCCTCGAGCAGGCCGCCGCGCCGCGCACCATCCTGCTGGGTGGGTCGACGTACGACCTGGTGCGCGACGCCGTCGAGGTCGAGGCGGTCGAGCCTGTGGCGGCCAAGGGCAAGGCCGAGCCCGTGCCCGCCTACCGGCTCCACCGGGTCCTGGACGTGGAACGTGGCCGGGCCCGGCGCAACGACGGCGCGCTGGTCGGCCGGGAGCGTGAGAGCCGCGCCCTCGACGACGCCCTCGAACGGACTCTGGAGCTCAGCCGCAGCCACGTCGTGACCGTGCTGGGGGCACCCGGGTTGGGCAAGACGCGGCTGGTCGACGAGTTCCTGCTGCGGATCGGCGAGCGGGCCCGGGTGGTCAGTGGTCGGTGCGTGTCCTACGGCCAGGGCATCACCTGGTGGCCCGTGGTCCAGATCCTGCGCCAGTCGCTCGACCTGTCCGGCCACGAGTCCGAGGAGGTCACCCGGCATGCCCTCTCACTGGCCCTCGCCGACACCGCCGACGGCCCGACGGTCGTCGACCTCCTGATGCCGCTGCTCGGCAAGGGCGGTGACGCCGGTGACAGCGACCAGACCATGTGGGCCGTCAGCCGGCTCGTGGAGGACCTGGCGGCGCACCGGCCCCTGGTGGTGACCCTCGACGACCTGCACTGGGCCGAGCCGACCCTGGTCGAGCTGCTCGACCGGCTGCGCCACGAGCTCACCGACCTGCCCCTGCTGCTGATCTGCCAGGCGCGTCCCGAGCTGCTGGACGAGCACCCCGACTGGGGCGCCGGGTCGGTCAACACCTCGATGCTCGGCCTCGAGCCGCTCACCCGTGACCAGACAGGCACCTCACTGGCGCACCTCCTCGACGGCGGTGTTCCCGACGACGTCCGCGACATCGTGTCCGACTGGGCGGGCGGCAACCCGTTGTTCATCGAGGAGCTGACCACCCACCTGGTCGAGTCGGGGATCCTGGAGCGCCGGGCCGAGGCCTGGCAGCTGACAGGCGGTCCGGCTCCGGTCAGCACGCTCGTCCCACCCTCGGTGAGTGCGCTCCTGGCAGCCCGTCTCGACCGGCTGCCGACCGAGGAGCGCATCCTGCTCGAGCGATGCTCTGTCGTCGGTCTCGAGCTCCGCACCGACGAGGCGGTCGTCCTCACCGGGCAGGAGCCGGCCGAGGTCGCCCGGTTGCTCGGGTCGCTCGCCCGCCGCGACCTGCTGCGTCGGGTGCGGCTGGCCGGCGGCGCCGAGCGGTGGCGGTTCTGGCACGTGATGGTGCGGGAGGCGGCGTACGACGCCCTGCCGAAGGCGGTCCGCGCCGACCTGCATGAGGTCTTCGCGGATCACACGGCGTCCACGGACGACGAGGAGTCCGGTCCCGAGCGACTCGCCTTCGTGGCCCACCACCGGGAGCAGGCGGCTCGCTACCACTCCGAGCTGGCGCCGAGCTCGGACGCTGCCCTCCGGTCGGCCGGCCGTGCGGCTGTCGCACTCGCCGCCGCCGCCGACGATGCCCGGGACCGCGACGACCTGACGGCGTGCGAGGGGTTGCTGCGACGGGCACTGGAGCTCACCGGGGTCGAGCGCAGGGTGCGGCGGGATCTGCTCGCCCGCCTGGTCGTCGGCAGCGCCGACCTCAGCGGCGTCGATCTCGATGAGATCATGCACGCCTACGCGGCCGCCATGGACGACTCGGCGACCGCCCTCGATCGTGCGTTCCTCGCCAGCGGGCGGCTGCAGGTCCGGCTGCTGGCCGCGGAGGACCTCGACCCCGAGGTGACCCTCGCGGCGGCCAGCGAGGTTGTCCGCCTGGCCCGTGAGGCGGGAGACCGGAGCCGGCTGGTCCACGGTCTGACGGCGATCTTCCGGAGCCACCAGGTGCACGCCCGCTGGGGCGAGGCCACGTCCGTCCTGCGGGAGATGGCCACGAGCGGCAGCCCCGGGGACCGTCGCGAGGCAGAGGACCAGTTGGGCGTCGCACTCATGTGCGGACCCGCACCCCTCTCGGAGGCTCGCGCACACGCGCTCCGGATGCAGCAGCAGCCTGGTCGCTCGCGGGAGCGACGCGAGCGAGACCTCGGGCTGCTCGCCTGCGCGGAGGCGGGCCTCGGGCTGCCCGGGGCACTCGAGACGACCCGACGACTCGCTGCCGAGCTGTTCGCCGGTGTCGCGACGACCCCCGGCCGGATGGTCGACCTGTACTTCTCGGCGGCCGGTCTCGACGAGTCCGAGCTCGCCATCGACCTGCTCGTGCCACTCGCCGCGGAGCTGCGGGCGCGTGGCGGCCAGGTCTACGCCTCGACCTACCTGCTCATGGAGGCCCTGCACCGACTCGAGCTGGGCCAGGACACCGAGACGGTGATGCCGATCCTCGAGGAGGCGCGCACGCTCACCTCCCCCTACGACGTCCTCTCGAGCGCCAGCCTGGCCGCCGCCGACGCGATCCTGACCGCCCGGGCGGGCGACCACGAGCGGTCCGTGGCGCTGGCGCGCGAGGCCAGCCGGATCGTCGACACCGGTGACGAGCACTGGGGTCGGGGCGACGTGCACCGGTGGCTGGCACTGGCCGCGGCGACGAGGGGTGACCACGCCGAGCATCGCCGGCTCCTCCAGCGGGCGGTCGGCCACTACCGCGCCAAGGAGCTGAACGTGCTCGCCGCGCGCCTGGAGCTGGAGCTCGCCGCCGCGCGTGACTGA